The Corvus cornix cornix isolate S_Up_H32 chromosome 6, ASM73873v5, whole genome shotgun sequence genome includes the window ATTGGTAATAATGTATTTTGTCCGAAGCTGCATTATCTCCCTCACGACAGAAACTACAAACAAAATGTATGTTCCAAGcgaaaaggaaaaggttttatttaatccagaaaataattaaaatctcatgtatttttattggttttagTATCCAGCAGAGTGAAAATATTGAAACTCCGAGACCCCTTGCATTAAAAAGTCACAACTGTTCTATTTTATTAGTTCTGactgtgtgaaaaaaattataaggaCAACATTGAAAAAATCCGGGTTTTAGAGCCCCGAATGGccataaaaacaataaaatcaacTATAAAACCTGCACTagtgatattaaaaaattatgtagtTCAATAAATGTGACATTTCATGAATGCGGATTTAATAGTCTCCAACCCGTGGAAGGAGGAAGGCTGAGGTCTAACAATTGAATTTGAAAGGGGCGGTTCTGTAGAACTGCAAAATTAagtgcttcatttttcttgttagGGATTATGCAGTGGTAGTGGAATGTAATAACTGTGTCATTAAAACTTCCTTTTAACAAGGCCTATTGCTTGTATAAAAGTCAGAAAAGAATAATCTCTTCctctatttatttgttttccaataatacagcaaaacatttttttttctttttgcataaaCTTGTTCTCAAGATTTTGAATCGACAGCTTGTAAAATATTGTGGGGGCCCTCCATTCTGCTGCCTCATATCATGCACGTCGTTATTCCAGAGGGCAACGGGTCATGGGTTTACTGTACATTTATTAAGTAAATCAAGCTGCAAATCCAACACTTCCAGATGAAAACATTAACTAAACCCCTCGGAAAGAGGAATGCCTGGGAGActgagcacagagaaaaaataatcaaaactgTCAGCTCGCTTTACGTGTACCTGATATTTACAAGGCACAAGACCACGCTTTAAAGGTGAGTTTTGGCATTTGCTAacaatgtaaagaaaaagaaaacccaatcTCTCTGTATTattaaaagatatatttttttgtttttcatttcaccaACACCCTTTCTTCTTGCTCTGAGCCTCTCAGTTATTAAGATCTTCGTGGGTTTGAACTggagaccttttttttttcttttttaaaagaaaaaaaaaaaaaaagaagcaaagttaTACCAGCACCTGCTATTCCTTAACAGCTTTCTGTGCTTGCTGTCAGCACGGGGGCATGTGAGTGAGACGGTGCACGGCGGGGTCCGCGGACACGGAGGGTGCACCTGCTGCCTCCGCTCGCACGGAGGGGGACAGGGCTGCGCCAGCCGCTGCCGTCGGGGCGAGGCCCCGAGTGCTTGAGGGGCGCGGGCAGAGCGGGGTTCGCTGCCCCTTCCACACCGCTCCCGCCACCCCTCGCCCAAGCCCGGCCGACAGCGGTGCTGGCAAGGGGCAGCCCCGCGGAGCGGAGTCGGCGACGCCCGGACGGAGAGCGCGTCTCTCGCTCGGGGCTGCGGGGCAGGGGGAATCACTCGGCGGGATCTTAAAAATTTAATCGATGGAGCCCAGGTGGCGCTGCTCGGGCCGTCGCGCCGCCTTCTCTGCCAGGGCTGCGGGCACTGGGACCCCAGCCCCGCGCGGTCCCCGGACGCCCCATCACCCTCCAGTTTTCTGCCCGATGCCGGCCGTCGGTGCCAGGCCGGACGCGAGAAGTGCGGCGCAACTTCCTGCTTCGCCACGCCGTGCTCTCGGCCCTGTCCTGGGCACGGGGCAGGAGCCTGTGCGGCCCCGCCGCCCACGCACTCCCCCCACCCGCTCCCGGTCCACGCAGTCAGGCGGAGCGCTCGCGCGGACCTTTCCAAAGGAGAGCTCCCCGGGCCGGGTGGGAGGTGCCCATCCCCTTTTTGCTTCCTCCCTCGGTCCGCACCAGGGCCACGCTGCAGGGGTCAGCGCCCACCCCCATGGGGAAGCCCGAGAACCGGGTGACGCTGTGTCGTGCGCGGGCAGAGGAGCGGGAACCGCTGCGGGAGGCGCCGGGCCCCTGCGCCGTCGGGGTCCGGCGGGTGGCGGATCGCGCCCCGCTGCCCCGGGCTCCCCGGGCTGCGGCGGTGGTTGATTGGCGCCGCGGGGAGTTCGCTCGGAGAGGCGGGGGGAGTGTTTGCCGGCGGGGGGTGgtttcccccttccctggccGGGCTCATTGGCCAGACGGCGCCGTGGCAGGAAGGGGACAGAGACCACGCGGGCTCCGCCCCGCGCCAATAGAAACCTATCGAAGGGTAACCCGAGCCCAGAGAAACCCGCGGCGGCGGTGCCAGCACCCAGCCGCCGCGGTCGGGGCCGGCTTTCCGCAGGGGCGGCCGGGGGGCGGGGGTGCGCGGGCGGCGACCGCGCCATGCAGTACCAGCCACCGGGCGCGGCGCCGGCGGCCCTGGGCGTCGGCGTCCCGCTGTACGCGCCCACGCCGCTGCTCCAGCCCGCGCACCCCACGCCCTTCTACATCGAGGACATCCtgggccgcggccccgccgctgccccggccccccactccctgcccgccccgccgccgccaaCGCTGCCGTCGCCCAACTCCTCCTTCACCAGCCTGGTGTCCCCGTACCGGACCCCATCTACGAGCCGACCCCCGTCCACCCGGCCTTCTCCCACCACCTCGCCGCCACCTATGGCACCGGCGCCTACGCCGGGCCCCTCTACTCCTTCCCCCGCGCCGTCGGCGACTACGCGCACGCCCTGATCCGGCAGGACCCCCTGGGTAAGCCATGTGCCTCCCCTCCGCCCTCCCGGCTGCCGCGCAGCTCGCGTCCCGTCTCCATCCCGCCGTCGGAGCAGGGGTAAATGGGAAGTGCCTGAAAGTGGTCCCCTTTCCCGCCCGCCCCgctgctctgtgctcccccGGCTCCCTCCGGCCCCCGTCTGATTTACAGTAAATTAAAGACGTGCCGCGCTCCAGGTCTGGCAGCGAGACCACAGTGCGCGGCCGCGGTGACTcagatttgttttccttcaaaccAAGTGACTCTGAGAGTGTCCTTAGTAATGTCGCGTGTGGTTTTGGTGGGGAGTTTTAATTGTGCTTGGAGATCGCATGGCAGATCTCAGTCTTTTCCTGCGGATGACTTGAAAAACAGTCGGGAGGCCGGCTCCTCTCGCTGGGGCCCCTGAGGTTCCTCCGCGGGTCGGCtcgggccgggccgagccgggTCGGGTCGGGGGCCCCGGCGACCACTTCGCGCCCTTGGCCGGGGGAAGCGACCCGCTGCGGGGCCGAGCCCCGTGCCCGGGCTGCAGCACTTGTTCTTAGTGATTGCAAAACTGGACCTGACTCACCACATTTGTGCAGTGAAAGAGGCTGACCCTTTCCGTTCATACAGGAAACCTTGAGCTCTCGATAGGAGTAAATCTGGTTTCAGAAGCTGTTAAGTGTTTTCCTGGCCGCCTGAAGCAGGCTCTTCCCCGGGAGTCGTGCACATTGCTGATTACTTTATCGACATCCTCAATACAGACAAATTCAGGAAACACTCGACTTCTGATAGCCGGGATCCGTTTTTCTGATATTGTTCATTTCCTCTGTGTGGGATGTGACTTTATGACAGCTAAAATAACCAGTTGCTTCCTATTTTTTGAGTCTGTTTTGCACCAGAATTACTAAAGCCTGACGCAAGCAAAATCTAGAAAAACAATGCAGCAAATTGCAAAGGGTGCaggcagaaagacaaacagCGTGACTCAGTAGCACTGGCTAGAGCCTCCTGCCCCGGGACGCGGCCGCGGCTCCGCAGTGGGGCAGGTTCCCCGGCGTGTCGCTGCCTGCACCGCCTCGCCCCTCaagcggccccggcccggcgtTCAGCCTGGCGGGCACACCGCGGCCTCTGGCGGGCAAGCCCCCAGCCGGGGGTGGGGACATGGGGCACTTCTTCCTAGAAGCCCAGTGCCCTCGTGTTGGCGCATcacccctgcccagccccgcgATGTCCCCACTCTCCGCAGGTACCCGGGCACTGGCTCAGAGAAAGGGAGACAGTTTCTTTAGGGCATCGCAgtgaaagagcagaaggaagcaaaggtctttttttttttttttttttttttggtctcttttcTTTGCGAGATAGACCAACAGGAAACACATTGACGGAAATGTTGCCAAAGCCCGTAGAGTGACTTTAACTGGTCTGCCCGCTTGGCGAAGGGGAAAAATCAGAGAGGGGAAAGATCAGAGTAGGAActgggggaaataaaaatcaggcgAAGGAAATTAGCGAGCCCTGGACCCGGCCCGCTTCCAGGCCTGGgcccgggcagggccggggcttCCCAGCCACGCGTGTCCGCGGCCGGCCAGTGACCCTCGGCGCTGTCCCTCTCTTTGTAGGGAAGCCGCTGCTGTGGAGCCCCTTCATCCAGCGGCCGCTGCACAAGAGGAAGGGGGCAGGTCCGCTTCTCCAACGACCAGACCATTGAGTTGGAGAAGAAGTTCGAGACGCAGAAATACCTCTCTCCGCCGGAGAGGAAGCGCCTGGCCAAGATGCTGCAGCTCAGCGAGAGGCAGGTGAGGCCGTCCCCACCCCGGGGAACCGCACCCCCTTTCCGGCCGCTCCGGGCCCGCCGTGCGGCTGCTGTTGGTGCATCGCTCCCGGGAACCTGGCCGGCTCGGGGTCGGCAGGGAGGGGGTGCTTGGCAGGCTCTTGCTTTTTGCTTGTGGCTTGGGTAGGGCTCCAGGCACTCACCGGCTCCAAGACTACCCCGCGCCTTTTCTTGTTGTCGTTGCTCAGGTGAAAACGTGGTTTCAGAATCGCAGAGCCAAATGGAGGCGTCTAAAGCAGGTTCGTGGATGTTTCTGTTTCTatagaaataagtattttaattgtCTTATCTTACGCTGTGCTCGCCTATTCCAGGTTGTATGCAGAAGTCATCTGAAAGGCTGTTTAACCTCTTCACCTTgattaaaaagacaaatagtCATGCTGGAATCCATGAGGGCTCGTTCAGGCAGCACTAATGTTAAAAGCTTCTAATGTAGTTCCTATATCAATTATGCCCGTCTTTCACACACCACCTATTAAAACTCCACGCTAATTGTTTTGTAAACCCATATGTTGTTTAGCCAATTAACGTGGAGAAGATAAGTAATTGTCAGTAAATTACTTAGGCGGTTTTTTGGAGAACGATATTGGTGTTTTAAAATGCCCCCTCTTAATAAACACAAGTCGATGTATTTTACTAATGTTGGGAGAAGGCAGGTACAAACACCTTTTTAGTTTTGAGGAGCCACATGGAAAACTGAGTAGCTTTTACTTTCTGTTCACAAGGAGTTACAGTGTGTGAAGCTAAGAGGTTAAAGCAGTTTCCCTTCCCTTAGAAATCATACTCAAGCAGATAattatttgggggttttatggCACTTAGGGCCCAATCCTGCCTGGCTCAGCAAAACTGAGGTCCCTTGgctcaaatatttttgaaaaattccaGCATTTTGGCCTGAGTCTGGCTTCAGCAAGTCTGACATGGACACACATGTTTTACTGGCAAATTGGCCTttaatataaaagtaaaaacaaaagaaaactaatcACAGTACCATGCTCTAGATGAATCTGTTCTGTGACCTTCACCTGAGTTTAACTCAATCTTCagttgattttttaataaagtccTATTATTCTGGCAAGCGGCTGGCTAGGGCCCAACCCATGCCACAGTGTCTGGAGACCTCGCTTGGGATCTCGGCCATTTTAAGtcatttcctccttttcattcAGTCACATCCATTTCTCCAAGCCCGGATGGTTATATCCTGGGTACGTGTCTCTGCCTGCTTTCTCTTTAGAGTAGCATTTAATGCCCCCTTAGGGGACTGGGCTCTCCAGACAGGTGCCAATACACGGTACTCTTGCCTTCACAAACAGGGTTTGGGTTCGGTTTGTTTTAGTGGTGAGTGTTTTAATGTTGAGCTTTAGCttaattagtaatttttttccatttgcttttggGCCACTGATGGATTCAGCCTCCCTCCTCTTGCTGTCGGGTGTAATTAAAGAAAGATcagggcaggaggaagctgTGTGTCGGTGTTTGTAGACTCATAATAAACATTTGCTTTGCTAAAGACAAAAGTTCAGAGGTtcctgggctccagcagctcctgactCTTTTGAAGTGACTGCGATAACCATCGCCAAGGAGCCTTATTCACGGCAGCAGCCCCTGTGGCTGTGAGGGAGTGCAATCAGAGCCCTcgcccagccctgtcccactCAGGCAGGTTTATAGGCAGGAGGCCCGGGGAGGTAGCGGGACACCTGCCTCTTTCTGCAAGAAACCCAAGGTGGTTTtcccacacagcacagctggaattcCCAGGCCTCCTGACTCTGGCCTGTAGTTCTGTACCAAGCAGGATTCTTTCATTGCAGGAGAACCCCCAGGCCAccaaaaaagaagaagtagAAGGTGCTGACAGTCACAGTGACCAAAGGCCGGAGAGCTGCCAGAGCCCCGAGCAGAAGGGTAAGGAGGTCTCTCTGGATGGCTCACAGTACACcccctcaccagcctcacaggaGGACCTGGAGTCAGATGTCTCTGATGACTCTGATCAAGAAGTGGACATTGAAGGCGATAAAGGCTATT containing:
- the LOC120410208 gene encoding basic salivary proline-rich protein 1-like, which encodes MSPAREGGNHPPPANTPPASPSELPAAPINHRRSPGSPGQRGAIRHPPDPDGAGARRLPQRFPLLCPRTTQRHPRGPGADRGRKQKGDGHLPPGPGSSPLERSARALRLTAWTGSGWGECVGGGAAQAPAPCPGQGREHGVAKQEVAPHFSRPAWHRRPASGRKLEGDGASGDRAGLGSQCPQPWQRRRRDGPSSATWAPSIKFLRSRRVIPPAPQPRARDALSVRASPTPLRGAAPCQHRCRPGLGEGWRERCGRGSEPRSARAPQALGASPRRQRLAQPCPPPCERRQQVHPPCPRTPPCTVSLTCPRADSKHRKLLRNSRSGAGGEGSDGLPGGSSGVPAVTGRPMSDVAALASQDGAPGAVL
- the HHEX gene encoding LOW QUALITY PROTEIN: hematopoietically-expressed homeobox protein HHEX (The sequence of the model RefSeq protein was modified relative to this genomic sequence to represent the inferred CDS: inserted 3 bases in 2 codons) yields the protein MQYQPPGAAPAALGVGVPLYAPTPLLQPAHPTPFYIEDILGRGPAAAPAPHSLPAPPPPTLPSPNSSFTSLVSPYRTPXYEPTPVHPAFSHHLAATYGTGAYAGPLYSFPRAVGDYAHALIRQDPLGKPLLWSPFIQRPLHKRKXGQVRFSNDQTIELEKKFETQKYLSPPERKRLAKMLQLSERQVKTWFQNRRAKWRRLKQENPQATKKEEVEGADSHSDQRPESCQSPEQKGKEVSLDGSQYTPSPASQEDLESDVSDDSDQEVDIEGDKGYYNAAH